From the Variovorax paradoxus genome, the window GAGCGGTCGAGCTGCACCTGACCTACGACGAGGAAACCGGCGGCGTCACCGGCCCCGGCTGGATCCTGTCGAAGGGCCTGAGCCGGCCCGACTTCGTGCTGTCCGCGGCCTTCTCGCACCACGTCGTGGTGGCGCACAACGGCTGCCTGCACCTGGAGGTGGTCGTGCGCGGCACCTCGGCGCATGCCGCCCGGCCCGACACCGGCCACGACGCCATCGAGGCCGCGGCCACCCTGCTGCCCGCGCTGTACCGCTACCGCGACAGCCTGGCCGACCGCCCGTCGCTCACGCCCGGCATCACCCACCCCACGATGGTGGTGGGGCTGATCGGCGGCGGCATCAACACCAACGTGGTGGCCGACGCACTGAGCCTGCGCATCGACCGGCGCATCGTGCCCGAGGAATCGCCCGAGGCGGTCGAGGCCGAGTTGCGCGAGGTGATCGAGGCGGCCTGCCGCCCGCTGCCCGGCATCTCGGTGGAAATCCGCCGGATCCTGCTGGCCCGCCCCTTCGCGCCGGCGCCCGGTGCCGACGAACTGGCCGCGCTGGTGTGCCGCGAGGCCAGCGAGGTCATGGGCAAGCCGGTCACGCCGATCGGCGTGCCGCTCTATACCGACGCACGCCTGTACAGCGAAGCCGGCATTCCCACCGTGATGTACGGCGCCGGTCCCGAATCGCTGCTCGAGGCCAACGGCCACCGCGCCGACGAGCGCGTGCCGCTGGACGAGCTGCGCAAGGCCACGCAGGTGGTCGCCAACACCCTTCACGAACTCCTGACACGCTGAACGCCAGCAGAGCGACCCATGATCAAAATCAGCCATGTGAACAAGAGCTACGGTGCCTTCCAGGTGCTGACCGACTGCAGCACCGAGATCCGCAAGGGCGAGGTCGTGGTGGTCTGCGGCCCCTCGGGCTCGGGCAAGTCCACGCTCATCAAGTGCGTCAACGCGCTGGAGCCGTTCCAGCAGGGCCGCATCACCGTCGACGGCGTGTCCGTGGGCGACCCGAAGACCGACCTGAACAGGCTGCGCGCGCGCGTCGGCATGGTGTTCCAGCACTTCGAGCTGTTTCCGCACCTGTCGATCGAGGAGAACCTGTCGATCGCGCAGGTCAAGGTGCTCAAGCGCCCGGCTTCCGAAGCCCGCAGCACCGCGATGGCGCTGCTGCAGCGCGTGGGCATGCGCGCGCATGCCCACAAGTTCCCCAGCCAGCTGTCGGGCGGCCAGCAGCAGCGCGTGGCCATCGCGCGTGCGCTCGCCATGAACCCGGTGGCGATGCTGTTCGACGAGCCGACCTCGGCGCTCGACCCCGAGATGGTCAACGAAGTGCTCGACGTGATGGTCGAGCTCGCGCGCGAAGGCATGACCATGATGTGCGTCACCCACGAGATGGGATTCGCGCGCAAGGTGGCCAACCGGGTGATCTTCATGGACCAGGGCCGCATCGTCGAGGACTGCCCGAAGGAAGAATTCTTCGGCAATCCGCAGGGGCGCTCGGACCGCGCGCAGCAGTTCCTGTCGAAGATCCTGCAGCACTGAAGGCGCTGCCGCGGCCGGGTTCGGGGCGGCCTTCTAAAATCGGGGCATTCCCCCTGCAGATTGCCCACCTTGTCTTTTCTCGCCGAAACCCGCCGCCGTCGCACCTTCGCGATCATTTCCCACCCCGACGCCGGCAAGACCACGCTGACCGAGAAGCTGCTGCTTTTCTCCGGCGCGATCCAGATCGCCGGCTCGGTGAAGGCACGCAAGGCCTCGCGGCATGCCACCTCCGACTGGATGGAAATCGAGAAGCAGCGCGGCATCTCGGTGGCGTCGTCGGTCATGCAGATGCTGTACCGCGACCACGTGATCAACCTGCTCGACACGCCCGGCCACAAGGACTTCTCCGAAGACACCTACCGTGTGCTCACCGCCGTCGACTCGGCCCTCATGGTGATCGACGCGGCCAACGGCGTGGAAGCCCAGACGCGCCGCCTCATCGAGGTCTGCCGACAGCGCGACACGCCCATCATCACCTTCGTCAACAAGATGGACCGCGAAGTGCGCGAGCCTCTCGACATCCTCGACGAAGTGGAGCGCGAGCTCGGCATGCCCTGCGTGCCCATGACCTGGCCCGTGGGCCAGGGCAAGACCTTCCGGGGCATCATGAACCTGCGCACGCAGGCCATGACGGTGTTCGAGTCGGGCAGCGAGCGGCTGCCGCAGGACTTCGAGACCATTCCGCTTTCCGAGCGCGAGACCCTGGTCAAGCGCTTCGGCGCCGACTTCGAGACCGCGATGGAAAGCATGGAACTCGCCACCGGCGCCTCGCCCACCTGGGACCGAGAAGCCTTCCTGGCCGGCAAGCAGACGCCCGTGTTCTTCGGCTCCGGCGTGAACAACTTCGGCGTGATGGAAGTGCTCGACGCGCTGGTCGACCTGGCGCCCTCGCCGCAGTCGCGCACCAGCACCACCATGGTCAACCGCCAGCCGGTGGTGAAGGAGATCCAGCCCGAGGACAAGGACTTCGCGGGCGTGGTCTTCAAGGTGCAGGCCAACATGGACGCCAACCACCGCGACCGCATCGCGTTCGTGCGCATGGCCTCGGGCAAGTACACGCCGGGCATGAAGCTCAAGGTGCAGCGCACCGCGAAGGAGCTGCGCCCGACCAGCGTCGTGACCTTCATGAGCCAGCGCCGCGAGGCGGTCGAGGAAGCCTACGCGGGCGACATCGTCGGCTTCACCACGCACGGCGGCGTGCAGCTCGGCGACACCATCACCGACGGCGCGAGCCTGCAGTTCACCGGCCTGCCCTTCTTCGCGCCCGAACTCTTCATGACTGTCATCCTGAAGAACCCGCTGCGCACCAAGCAGCTGCAGCAGGGCCTCGCCCAACTCGGCGAGGAGGGCGCGATCCAGGTGTTCCGCCCCGAAGTCGGTGGGCCGATGCTGCTGGGCGCGGTCGGCCAGTTGCAGTTCGAAGTGGTGCAGCACCGCCTGAAGGCCGAGTACGACGCCGACGTGCGCCTCGAAGGCTGCCAGTACACCGGCGCGCGCTGGATCACCGCCGACACCCCGGCCGAGCTGCGCGAGTTCGTCAATGCCTACCCGGTGCGCATGGCCAAGGACGCGGCCGACACGCTGGCCTTCCTGTGCACGTCGCCGTACGACGTGCGGCTGGCGCAGGAGCGTTTTCCGAAGATCCACTTCCATCCGCTGCGCGAGCACGCGGGGCTGGCGCTGCAGAGCGCGGGCTGAGCACTGATGGAAACCTACATCCAGGTCGCCGGCCAGGGCGACCTGATCGAAACAGTGGTCGAGCAGCGAGCCACGCTGACGATCACCGTCAAGGCATCGAAGACCGAAGTGGCGCTGGTGGAAGCGACCAGCCTGCGCAACGACGCGATCCGCACGCTGAGGGAGTCCGGGCTCACGCACGACGAGATCTCCGAAGGCGGGCGCGATGCCTGGCAGCCCTGGTACATGAAACGGAGCGTCGGCCAGGAAGTCGCGCACCGCGTGCTGATCGCATGCCGGGACGTGCGGCGCCTCTATCGGGCGCTCGATGCGCTGGAACCGCTGTTCACGAACGCGCGCTACACGATGAGCGTCGAGATGCAGCAGCCGCGCTTCGAGGCGCCGGAAGGCGCCGAGGCCGCGGCACGCACCGCGGCCATCCGACAGGCACGCGGCAAGGCCCTGGTCCTGGCGGAAGAAGCCGGCGTCACGCTGGGCGCGATTGCGCAGGTCGAGGAGCTGGGCTCGCAGGCGCAAGGCTCAGGCGCCTATGGCGACCATTCATGGGCAGCGGCCGGTGGCGCCGCCGCATCGATGGGCGGCGACGACAACTTCGAGGAACTGGGCGGCGCCAGGCGCACGCGCACGTTGCGTTACCGCGTGCGGTTCCTGATCGGCTGAGCGCCTGGCTCAGCTTCCCGTGGACGCATAGCGGCGCAACCCGAAGCGCCAGGCCCCGAACGCCGCCGCGAGGAACACGAAGCCCGCGAGCGGCGACACCCAGCCGGTCCACGCCGGCGCGCCCAGCGGATCGGGCTTCCCCAGGATCGCCAGCACCGGGTAATACGCCACGCAGGCCAGCGGCACGATGAAGGTCAGCACCCGGCGAAACCACCGCGCATACAACGCCAGCGGGTACTGCGCCGCCTGCACGCCGCCGTAGGTCAGCACGTTGGCGATCTCCAGGCTTTCCACCGTCCAGAACGACAGCGTGCCCTGCAGCACGAGGATGCCGAGGAACAGCGCCACGCCGCCCGCCAACGCGAACAGCGCGATGACCATGGCTTCGGGCGTCCACGCCACGCCGGCATGCACCGTGCCGAACACCAGCACCGCCACGCCCTGCAGCAGCCGGCCTGCGCGGCTGATGCGGAAGTCGTTGCCCATGAGCTGCAGCGCCAGCGGACGCGGGCGCAGCAACAAGCGGTCGAAGGCGCCGGTGCGAAGGAACTCGGTGCCGAGCACGTCGAAGCCGCGTCCCATCGCATCGGCAATGGCGAACATGCAGTTCACCAGGCCGTAGAACACGGCCACCTCGCCGAGCGTCCAGCCCTGCACCTCGCCGAAACGGTGGAACAGCGCCCACACGGCGACCACCTCGATGCCGGTCCCCAGGAACTGCCCCAGCGTCAGCATCAGCGCCGACGCGGGATAACGTGCCTGCGCGCCGAGGGAGGCGCGCACGAGCCTGAAGAAAAGAGGAAGGGTGCCCATTCAGTGCTTTCGCTGCGCCTTGCGCGCCTGCACGAGAACCAGACACCAGCCACGGGCGACATGCCTTCGCGAATGACTGCCGATGGCGAGAACGCAGCCCTGCCAGGAGCGCACTGCGCACACACCATGACGACGAACGCGACGCTTCAACCTAGCCTCCCTGGACCTGAAGGCTGCGCATGGTCCGCTGCATGGCGAAGCGACCCGCGGTGACGCACACGACGATCCAGACGCACTGCAGCGCCAGGCCGCCCAGCGCGTTCCAGCCGGCGAGCTGCCCGAAATACAACCGCGCCGGAATGTCCATCAGCCCGGCCAGCGGCTGCACCAGCAGCGCGCCCTGCCAGGCATCCGGCAGCAGCGCAAGCGGCAGCACGTTGCCCGAGAAAACGATGACCACGGGCGTCGCCACCGCGTTGATGCCGCGCTCGTTGAGTGCAGCCGTCATCGCCACATTGAGCAGCATCACCATGGCCGTCGAGAGCAGCAGCGCGAGCACGACGGACACCAGGAACGCGACCCCCGCGGCCACGCCCGTGGGCGGCTGCCAGGCCCATGCACCCAGCCCCGCCAGCGGCAGGGCGACGGCTGCAAACGCCGCCATCAGCGCCACGCGCGGCAGCAGGCGCGCGGCGATCCATCCGGCGCTGCGCGCGAACCACAGCGCATAGGCGTCCACCGGCCGCAGCCGGTCGTAGGCGACCGCGCCGGTGCGCACCGCCTGCGCCACTTCGGGATCGCCCAGCCACGGCAGCAGCACGAGCAGCCCCTGCGCGAGCCAGGTGTAGGTGATGGCCTGTTCGAGCGACATCGGCGAACTCGCGCCCGCGATGGCCGTCCCGCCATAGAAGGCCGCGAACACCATCACCTTGATGCCGCCCCACCAGCACTGCGTGGCGAAGCCCGCGAGCGCGGCGGTGCGGTACTGCAGCATCTGCAGGAAGCGCGACGCGAAGGCCGCGACATAGGGGCGCGCAAGCTCGCGCACGGCGCTCACGCTTCGGCCGCCCCGTGCATGGCGTAGAAACGCGCGATGACCGCCTCGATCGCCAGGCCTTCGAGGCGGATGTCTTCCACCGCATGCGCGCCCGCGATGCGCGCAATCAGCGCGGGGGCCGTGGTCACCGACGGGTCGAAGTCGAGCACCAGCGTCTGGCCGTCGCGCGAGTGCACCTTGGCGCCGTCGACCTGCGCGGGCAGTTCGGCGTCCTGCGCGAAGTCGACCACGAGGCGCCGCTCGGCCATCACCTGCGCGCGCAGCGCCTCGACAGGACTGTCGGCCAGCACGCGGCCGTGGCCGATGATGATCACGCGCCGAGCCAGCGCTTCGATGTCGTGCATGTCGTGCGTGGTCAGCAGCACGGTCGTGCCGCGCTCGCGGTTGGCGCGGCGCACGAAGTCGCGCACGGCCAGCTTCGAAGGCGCATCGAGGCCGATGGTCGGCTCGTCGAGGAACAGGATGTCGGGCTCGTGCAGCAGCGCGGCGGCGATCTCCGCGCGCATGCGCTGGCCCAGCGACAGCTGGCGCACCGGCTGGTCGAGCACGCGCTCGAGGTTCAGCAGCGCGACCAGTTCATCGCGCGTGCGCCGGTAGCGCGCGGCGTCGACGCGGTAGATGTCCCGCAGCAGGTCGAAGCCGTCGCCCACCGGCAGGTCCCACCACAACTGCGTGCGCTGGCCGAAGACCACGCCGATGCGCGCCACGTGGCGCTCGCGGTCGACGAAAGGGTCGCGCCCGTCGACCGTCACGCGCCCGCCGTCGGGCCGCAGGATGCCCGCGAGGATCTTGATGGTGGTCGACTTGCCCGCGCCGTTCGGCCCGATGAAGCCGAGCAGCTCGCCGCGCTCGAGCGAGAAGCTCACGCCCGACAGCGCCTCCACCGTGCGGTGCCGGCGCTGCACGAGCCCGCGCAGCGCGCCCATCACGCCGGGGTCGCGCTCGGAGATGCGGTAGGTCTTGAGGAGTCGGTCGACGGCGATGTGAGGCATGAGGTGCGCCGCAGCGGCCTCGATGGCGCGGCGGGGGCGGGATGCTACACGAAAGCGCCGGTAGGATCGCCGCTCCCGTCACGATTCCTCTCATGCCTTCGATGTCCGCCCTGCCCGCCCCCCTCACCATCTGTTGCCGCTGAGCCGGTGGGACGCAGCCGCGCGCGCAGCGCTCGTCGGCGTGTTCACCGACATCGACGACACGCTGACGCACGAAGGCGCGATCACGCCCGATGCGTTGCTGGCGCTCGGCGCACTCAAGGCCGCGGGCCTCGCGGTGGTGGCGATCACCGGACGGCCCGTGGGATGGAGCATGCCTTTTGCGGGCACATGGCCGGTCGACGCGATCGTGGCGGAAAACGGCGCGGTGGCGCTGTTGCCCGCAGCCAACAAGAAAATCGAAAAAAAATACCGGCAGGACGCCGCCACGCGCGCAGCGAACTTCGTGCGCATGCAATCCGTGCTCGCGCGCATCGAGCGCGAGATTCCTGGCGCGGCGCGCGCGACCGACTCGCCGGGCCGCGAGACCGACATCGCGATCGATCACAGCGAGTTCGTTCGGCTGGACGACGCCACCGTCGCGCGGGTGGTGGCGCTGATGCGCGGCGAGGGCATGCACGCCACGGTGAGCAGCATCCACATCAACGGCTGGTACGGCGACAACGACAAGCTCGAGGGCGCGCGCTGGATCACGCGCGAGCTGTGGGGCCGCACGCTCGACGACGAGATGGACCGCTGGGCCTACGTGGGCGACTCGACCAACGACCAGCTGATGTTCCGCAGCTTCGCGCACAGCATCGGCGTGGCGAACGTGGCGCGCTTCGTGCCGCAGCTGGAGCATCTGCCGCGCTATGTGACGCAGGCCGAGCGCGGCACCGGGTTTGCCGAGGCGGCGCGCGCGGTGCTGTCGGCACGCGAAGCACGCTGAGCGACGCGCTCGTCAGCGGCAGGAACTCCGGGCGAAAAAAAGCCCGCGCGAGGCGGGCCGGAAAAGGACCGTTGAAGGACCTTGGAGAAACAGGATGAAGCCGTGCGGCTTCAGAACGCGTGGCGGATGCCGAATTCGTAGCCGGTCGAGGTCTTCGGCTGCAGCGAGGCGCCGTTGAACGCAGTGGTGTACGAGGGGCCGGCACCGACCGTGAGGCCTGCGCCGTTCTTGTTGCTCACGCGCGCGATCGTCGCGTAGAGCGCGGTGCGCTTCGACAGGTTGTGCACGTAGCCGATCGCGAACTTGTCGGCCTTCGGGTCGGCGGGGTTGACGCCGAAGAAGACGGGAGCGCGGTTGAAGTCGTACTTCACGCGCGAGTACGAGGCGCGGATCTGGCCGGGGCCGATCGGCACGGTCACGCCGATCAGGTAGCCGGTGAGGTCCACGTCGGGCACCACGGTGAAGAGGTTCAGCGGATCGCGCTGGTCCTTCGAGCGCGAGTACTCGCCGTACAGCTTGGCCACGCCGAAGTCGTAGGTCGCGCCCAGGTTGAAGGTCTTGATCTTGCCGGGGCGCGCCACGGCGGCGGCGCCGGTGCCGGTGGTGAAGCTGGTGTCGTTCTGCGCGTAGCTGGCCGCCACGTCGAGCGGGCCGGCCGCGTAGCCGAAGCGTCCGCCGATATGGCGGCCGGTGTTCGGGGTGCCGGCGGTGATGAAGTCGCCCGAGGTGCGGGTGTTCTCGTGCAGCGCGTAGGCCACGTTGCCGTAGAAGCCGCCAAGGTTGCGCGGCAGGTAGTACTGCACCATGTTGCCGGCGCGCTTGTACGTGCTGTTGCTGCCGTAGCCGGTGCCCGACACGCTGGTTTCGTTGGCGTCGATGATCAGCGAGCCGCCGATGCCGGTGTCGCCGAACGGGTCGAACTGTTCTTCGTTCAGCACCGTGGTGGTCTTGTCGCGGCCCAGGCGGATCTCGCCGAAGCTGCCTGCCAGGCTCACCGTCGAGCGGCGGGTGAAGTTGGCGACGCCGGTGGCGCCGTCGTCGTTGGTGATCGGGGCTTCGAGCCAGAAGCTGGCCGACAGGCCGCCGCCCAGGTCTTCCACGCCGCGGAAGCCGAGGCGGCTGGAACTCAGGCCCGAGTTGGCCAGTTCGGTGCGGCTGGTCTTCACGCTGTAGCCGAGGCCGAACGGGTTCGTCGACACGCTCTTGTTCGAGACGTTGCGCACCGCAGCGTCGACCACCCCGAACAGGGTCACGGTCGATTGGGCCGATGCGGCACCGCAAGCTGCGAGGGCGGCCAGAACAAGCAGGGATTTTTTCATTCGTATCACTCCAGGAAAGGGAATTGCCACGCCGGCCTGCGGCGCGACTGTCAAAGCCCGGGCCGTGTTGCCGCGGGATGCAGCCAAGTGTTCTTTCCGGTGAAGACGTACGAATTACATAGGGTTAATACCTAAACCATCGAAGGGACTTAAATTTGACCAGTTGGTATTTTTATGGCAATCCGCTTCAAGCATGTTTTGCTGACTGCTCGCTGACGGACTAAGCGTTCATCTTGCCGCCGCGCAACACCCCCACTTGGCTCCAGGTGCCGAAGGCGGCGATCGCCAGCAGCACCGCGGCATAGCCCTGCACCGTGGCGAGCAGGCCCAGGGGCGCCACCAGGAAGCCCGCCAGCATCGCGGGCAGGCTGAACGCGAGATAGCTCACCACGAAGATCGCGGCGAACAGCTCGCCGCGTTCGTGCGGCTGCGCCAGCGGCGCCAGCGTCTGCACCAGCGCGGAGAACGCGCCGCCGAAGCCCACGCCCGCCACCGCGGTGCCGACGAAGAACAGTGCAAGCGACCGTGTGGCCAGCGACGCGAGCAGCAGCACCAGTCCGGCCGCGATGCTCGCCATGCCGACGATGGCCGGCCGCGGCGCGGCAAGGCGCCCCAGCAGCGTCGGCGCGATGGCGCCCATGCCCGACAGCACGGTGACCGTGAGTCCGTTGACCACGCCGTTGTCGACGCTGAACACATGCAGCATCAGCGACGGCGCGAGCGAGAGAAACAGCCCGCCCAGCGCCCACACCACGATGAGCACCGGCAGCCCGCGCACGAACTCGCCTCGCGCCTTCGCAGGGATCGACACGCGCGGCACCAGCGAGGCGAGCGCTCCGGGGCGCGGCGTCACGGTTTCGGGCATCCAGAGCACCACCGCCGCGCCGAGCGCGAAGACCACCCCCAGCACGCCGAACACCAGCACCACCGGTTGCACCGACCACTTCACCGCCATGCCGGTGAGCAGCGCACCCACAGCCAGGCCGGCCAGCGGCGACACGCTCGTGATCAGCGCGCCCAGCCGCTTGCGCGCGGCCGGCGCGGCCTCGACCACCGCCGCGCTCAGGGCGCCGCTGGCAATGCCCGTGGCCACGCCCTGCACCACGCGCGCGACGATCAGCCCGCCGATGCCTTGTGCCAGCAGGAACAGGCCCATCGCCGCCGCCTGCAGCACCAGCGCCGCCAGCACCACCGGCCGACGGCCGATGTGGTCGGACAGCGAACCGGCCACCAGCAGCGAGACCAGCAGTGCGATCGCGTAGATGGCAAAAGCCACGGTCAGCATCGACGACGAGAAATGCCACGCGTGCTGGAACACCACGAACAGCGGTGTCGGCGCGCTGGCCGCGAAGAAGAATGCGAACAGCACCGCCGCCAGCAGCGCAAAGGCGGCGCCCTCCGGCAACCGACGTGGCTTGGCGCGCGCGGCAACAGCGGCGGCGGCGAGGTCTGGGCAGGTGGACGGCATGTCGACTCCTTAATGCAACTTTCTTTGCGTTTGCGATTCTAGGCCTGCAAAGGCACTAAAGCAAACATCCTTGCGTTAAAGTGAAAGACATGAACGACGTCACCCAGTCCCCCTCTCCTCACAAACGCCCCGGTGGCCGAAGCGCACAGGTGCAGGCGCTGGTGCGCACGGCCCTCGAGGAACTGGTGGCCGAGCAGGGCCGCGACCGGGTCACGGTACCGGCCGTGGCCGAGCGCGCCGGCGTCAGCGCCTCCAGCATCTACCGGCGCTGGGGCGACCTGCAGGGCCTGCTGGCCGAAACGGCCACCCACCGGCTCGACCCGGATCGGCCGCTGCCCGACACCGGCGACCTGCGCGCCGACCTGGAAGCCTGGGCGCGCGAACTCATCGAGCACCTGGCCAAGCCGTGCAACACCTCGCTGCTGAAAGCCGCGGCCGCGCTGGCCAACGGCACGGAGGACACCGACTGCCTGCGCAACCGCCGGCGCGAGGCGCTGATGCTGGTGGAGCAGGCGCGCGGCCGTGGCGAGCGAGCGCCACAGCCGCAGCAGGTGATCGATCACCTGATCGCGCCGATCGTGTTTCGCCTCGTGTTCGGCGGCGACCCCGTCCAGCCGGCTCTGGCGGCGCGGCTGGTGGACGAGCTGTTCGTCCTCAGTTCGTCTTGACTTCCTTCGCCAGCCCCAGCTTCTCGATCACCGCCTTCTCGCGCACCACCGTGTCCTGCGCGAACTTGGTGTAAGTCGCGGAGCTCATGTAGTTGGGCAGCATGTCGTAGCGGCCGAGCGCGGCCACGTAGCTCGGCTCTTCCATCGCCTGCTTGAAGGCGTCGTGCAGCTTCTTCACCACCTCGGGCGGCGTGCCCTTGGGTGCGCCGATGCCGAAGGGCGAGTTCTGGACCACGTCGTAGCCCAGTTCCTTCAGCGTGGGCGCGTCGGGGAACTTGGCCAGGCGCTTGTCGCCCCAGGTGTTCAGCACGCGCAGCTTGCCGGCCTCGACCTGCGGCGCGAAGCCGGTGCTGTCGGCGGCGGCCATCAGCTGGCCGCTGACCACGGCGAGCATCAGGTCGGCGCTGCCCTTGTAGGGCACGTGCTGCAGCTCGATGCCGGCCTTCTGCGCAACGATCTCGGTCGTCAGGTGCGGGCTGGTCAGCGTGCCGGTCGAGCCGTAGGTCAGCTTGCCGGGGTTGGCCTTGGCGTAGGCGACGAAGTCGGCCCAGGTCTTGAAGGGGCTGTTGGCGGGCACCACGATGCCGAAGGCATAGCCGGTGACGTTGATCACGTACGTGATGTCCTTCAGCGGGTCCCAGTTGATCTTGGTGGTGTAGCCGAGGCGGAACACACCGAGCGGAATCTGCGCCACGGTGTAGCCGTCGGGCTGCGAGGTCTGCAGCGCCTGCGCGGGCAGAGTGCCGCCGGCGCCGGGCTTGTTGTCGATGATCACTGGCTGGCCCAGGATCTTGCTCGCGTTGTCGGCGAGCTGGCGCATGGTGATGTCGGTGGGGCCGCCGGCGGGGAAAGCGATGACCAGCTTGATGGGCTTGGCCGGGAAGGCCTGGGCGAAGGCCGCCAGCGGAGAGACGAGGCCGCACGCGGCGAGCGTGGCGGCACAGAGAAAGGTGGAGCGGCGGAGCATGGCTGACTGGATCCTGACTAAAAGAAGCGCCAATTGGGCCTTGGCGGGTCGGCAAAGGCAATCGGGGCACCCCTGATTGCCCGCCTGAAACAAGGCCATTGCAGCGATCCGAGTCGCATGCGCGTCAGCTACGCCTGCGCGAAGCCTTCCAGCACGTTCACTGCGTTCACGCCCACGTCGTCGACCGCGTAGCCGCCCTCGAACACGAACACGGTCGGCAGGCCGGTGCGCGCGAGGTCTTCGCCCATGCGCAGGTAGTCGTCGCTTCCGAGCCTGAAGCCCGAGATGGGATCGCCCTCGAAGGTGTCGACGCCCAGCGAGACCACGAGCGCTCCCGCCTTCACCGCCGCGATGCGCTCGAGCGCGGTCTTGAGCGCGGCGCGCCAGGCCGCGAAGCCGGTGCCGCGCGGCAACGGCAGGTTGTGGTTGAAGCCCTCGCCGCGGCCGGCGCCGCGCTCGTCGGCATGGCCGAGGTAGTACGGGTAGTCGGTCAGCGGGTCGCCGTGCAGGCTGGCGAAGTGCACGTCGTCGCGGTCGTAGAAGATGGCCTGCGTGCCGTTGCCGTGGTGGTAGTCCACGTCGAGCACGGCCACGCGCCCGATGCCCGCGTCGCGCAGCGCCTGCGCGGCGACGGCGGCGTTGTTGAGGAAGCAGTAGCCGCCGAAGAAGTCGGGGCCGGCATGGTGGCCCGGCGGCCGCGTGAGCGCGAAGGCGGCGCGTTCGCCGCCGATAACGCGCTGCGCGGCCGTCCACGCGCACGCGGCACCGTGCCGCGACGCCGCCCAGCTGCCGGCCATCAGCGGCGTGCCGGCGTCGAACGAGAACAGCCCCATGCGCGCCGGAAAGCTTTTCGGCAGCACATCGGTGCGCATGCCGCGCGTCGGCCAGTACGAGGGCAACGCATCGCGCGTCGCGTTCGCAGGGTCCAGCGCCACCCATTCGTCCCAGGCATGCGCGATGAAGTCCAGGTAGCGCGGCGCATGCACCCTGGCCAGCAGCGCGTCGTCGAAGGCATCGGGCGCCTGCAGCGCGCCGAGCTTGCGGCGTTCCAGTTCGAGCTTCACGTGGTCGACGCGTGCCGGCACCTCGAAGCACGGCACGAGTTCGCCGCGGAACATCTCGACTTTGCCCTGGTGAAGAACGTGGCGGTCGTTGTAGATGGTGAGCATGGATCAGGAGAGGCCGGGCCGGCGCAGGTGAAGCCGCCGATCATGCCGCACGCCGCAGCACCGCGCGGCGCCTGCCCGAGGCCGTGAGGCCGAACAGGTCCTTCGGGTCGTCGAGCTCCGGCACCAGCGCGATCTGCTGGCCAATGCCGCGCTCGGTGGCGATGCGCTGGATGTAGCGCAGCGCGGTGTAGTCCTCGAGCGCGAAGCCGACCGAGTCGAACAGCGTGACCTGCCGCGGGCTCTCGCGGCCCGGCACTTCGCCCAGCAGCACGCGCCACAGCTCGTGCACGGGAAAGTCCGCGGCCGCCTGCTGGATCTCGCCTTCCACGCGGGTCTGCGGTTCGTACTCGACGAACACCTTCGCCAGCGGCAGCACATCGGGATGCAGCTCGGTCTTGCCGGGCGAGTCGCCGCCCACCGCGTTGATGTGCATGCCCGGTTCGATCATCCCGGGCGTGAGCACGGCCGCATGGCCCTGGTAGGCGGTGATGGTGGTG encodes:
- a CDS encoding histone deacetylase family protein, coding for MLTIYNDRHVLHQGKVEMFRGELVPCFEVPARVDHVKLELERRKLGALQAPDAFDDALLARVHAPRYLDFIAHAWDEWVALDPANATRDALPSYWPTRGMRTDVLPKSFPARMGLFSFDAGTPLMAGSWAASRHGAACAWTAAQRVIGGERAAFALTRPPGHHAGPDFFGGYCFLNNAAVAAQALRDAGIGRVAVLDVDYHHGNGTQAIFYDRDDVHFASLHGDPLTDYPYYLGHADERGAGRGEGFNHNLPLPRGTGFAAWRAALKTALERIAAVKAGALVVSLGVDTFEGDPISGFRLGSDDYLRMGEDLARTGLPTVFVFEGGYAVDDVGVNAVNVLEGFAQA
- a CDS encoding Bug family tripartite tricarboxylate transporter substrate binding protein, encoding MLRRSTFLCAATLAACGLVSPLAAFAQAFPAKPIKLVIAFPAGGPTDITMRQLADNASKILGQPVIIDNKPGAGGTLPAQALQTSQPDGYTVAQIPLGVFRLGYTTKINWDPLKDITYVINVTGYAFGIVVPANSPFKTWADFVAYAKANPGKLTYGSTGTLTSPHLTTEIVAQKAGIELQHVPYKGSADLMLAVVSGQLMAAADSTGFAPQVEAGKLRVLNTWGDKRLAKFPDAPTLKELGYDVVQNSPFGIGAPKGTPPEVVKKLHDAFKQAMEEPSYVAALGRYDMLPNYMSSATYTKFAQDTVVREKAVIEKLGLAKEVKTN